In Treponema sp. OMZ 798, the following proteins share a genomic window:
- a CDS encoding CPBP family intramembrane glutamic endopeptidase codes for MHFDKKTLRFLFEFIFIFIIFVLPPMLNNMAFTSPPQPEGVFYILLFISKIVFFAAYEEILYRIYLPYRIKSFYGKNPQAFKSYITASEILPIIFFALAHRYLGFFNVLYAMAAGIIFRILYVLIQKKFGTKCSITRAGINAALCIILLHSVHNGIIYLLIFKG; via the coding sequence ATGCATTTTGATAAGAAGACTCTAAGGTTTTTATTTGAATTTATCTTCATTTTCATCATTTTTGTTCTCCCCCCGATGTTAAATAACATGGCTTTTACTTCGCCGCCTCAGCCGGAAGGAGTTTTTTATATCTTGCTATTTATATCAAAGATAGTTTTTTTTGCAGCCTATGAGGAAATTCTATACCGAATATATTTGCCCTATAGAATAAAAAGCTTTTACGGAAAAAATCCTCAAGCTTTTAAATCCTATATAACAGCCTCAGAAATATTACCTATAATCTTTTTTGCTTTAGCTCACCGTTATTTGGGTTTCTTTAATGTGCTTTATGCTATGGCGGCAGGGATAATTTTTAGAATCTTATATGTTCTTATACAAAAAAAATTCGGCACCAAATGCAGCATAACAAGGGCAGGTATAAATGCGGCCCTTTGTATTATATTGCTGCACTCAGTACATAACGGCATTATCTATCTTTTAATTTTTAAAGGATAG
- a CDS encoding motility associated factor glycosyltransferase family protein, producing the protein MSSISNKENLIYNAKLFFKRFPELCTALGLDSETGIKKFAEKIPETYTLEEAKLKEKDKKIFTARINGKYIHSKYNPISEAEKNISLDFFEDKKTKSSCVFYGLGLGYTQELYAKSNPKSSLIIIEPDLFVFFLFLQSRPLDDFFMHENLMLLLGLYPKDILDFFESKSFFDIPVFKIQSLIDVSPSWFSELEALKKRRNEKTNLNKNTLKKFGKLWLKNFFKNISRTESLLGINKIENIFSSYPALIIAAGPGLDKTINLIKENEDKFIIIAADTAVRACHRQGLKPDFILLMDAQYWNYLHLADLDISDSILITESSVYPAVFRLKAAAEFLCTSMFPLAQYIENAIGEKGKLVTGGSVATACWDFARILGCSEIIFAGLDLAFPDFQTHFKGSRFEEDLNSFSNRFFPSETASHLSLYSASPQLKEGYEGKVLSDKRMQMYAWWFESKIAEFPDVKTYNLLPRGLKIPNMPAINMEDFLIKAKASPLSKKIKIDKMKALINLTSKKEDSRTSASLSSALKELSSDLERTMNLAKEGMDICRNILDSLQAGKPLEDSVISKSMESLNLIDEKIKTDKTNTIIGFDLLLDEDENKPIDGKSFTSVYEENFFIYKKIYETCALIYPLKIKR; encoded by the coding sequence TTGAGCTCAATCTCGAATAAAGAAAATTTGATCTATAATGCAAAGCTTTTTTTTAAACGTTTTCCTGAACTTTGCACTGCCTTGGGCCTTGACTCTGAAACCGGTATTAAAAAATTTGCCGAAAAAATCCCTGAAACTTATACCCTCGAAGAAGCAAAATTAAAAGAGAAAGATAAAAAGATTTTTACTGCGCGCATAAACGGAAAATATATTCACTCAAAATATAATCCTATAAGCGAAGCCGAAAAAAATATCTCCCTCGATTTTTTTGAAGATAAAAAGACTAAAAGCTCTTGTGTTTTTTACGGACTCGGCTTGGGCTATACTCAGGAGCTTTATGCAAAAAGCAATCCTAAATCCTCCTTGATTATAATTGAGCCCGATCTTTTTGTTTTTTTTCTTTTTTTACAAAGCCGCCCCTTGGATGATTTTTTTATGCACGAAAATCTGATGCTTCTTTTAGGCCTTTACCCGAAAGACATCTTGGATTTTTTTGAGAGCAAATCTTTTTTTGATATTCCCGTGTTTAAAATTCAGTCCCTGATTGATGTAAGCCCTTCTTGGTTTTCCGAGCTTGAGGCCTTAAAAAAAAGGCGGAATGAAAAGACAAATTTAAATAAAAATACCTTAAAAAAATTCGGAAAACTTTGGCTTAAAAATTTTTTTAAAAATATCAGCCGCACTGAAAGTCTTTTAGGAATCAACAAAATAGAAAATATTTTTTCTTCTTACCCGGCCTTGATAATTGCGGCGGGGCCCGGCTTAGACAAGACCATAAATCTTATAAAAGAAAATGAAGATAAATTTATAATCATTGCAGCTGATACGGCCGTAAGGGCCTGCCATAGGCAAGGTCTAAAACCGGACTTTATTCTTTTAATGGATGCCCAATATTGGAACTACCTTCATCTTGCAGATCTCGATATTTCGGATTCGATTCTTATTACCGAGTCTTCAGTATATCCGGCCGTTTTCCGTCTTAAAGCAGCCGCCGAATTTTTATGCACTTCCATGTTCCCGCTTGCCCAATATATAGAAAATGCTATAGGCGAAAAGGGTAAGCTTGTTACAGGCGGTTCGGTTGCAACAGCCTGCTGGGATTTTGCAAGAATTTTAGGCTGTTCCGAAATTATTTTTGCCGGCCTCGATTTGGCCTTTCCCGATTTTCAAACCCACTTTAAGGGAAGCCGCTTTGAGGAGGATTTAAATTCATTTTCAAACCGTTTTTTCCCTTCTGAAACGGCCTCGCACCTCAGCCTTTATTCTGCCTCGCCCCAATTAAAGGAAGGCTATGAGGGGAAGGTCTTAAGCGACAAGAGAATGCAGATGTACGCTTGGTGGTTTGAAAGTAAGATTGCCGAATTTCCCGATGTTAAAACCTATAATCTTTTACCTCGCGGCTTAAAAATCCCGAATATGCCGGCTATAAATATGGAAGACTTTTTAATTAAAGCTAAGGCTTCGCCTCTTTCCAAAAAAATAAAAATCGATAAGATGAAGGCTTTAATTAACCTGACCTCTAAAAAAGAAGATAGCAGAACTTCTGCAAGCCTTTCCTCGGCCTTAAAAGAACTAAGTTCCGATTTGGAAAGAACCATGAATCTCGCAAAAGAGGGTATGGATATATGCCGAAATATTTTAGATTCTTTACAAGCCGGAAAGCCTCTTGAAGATTCTGTCATAAGCAAAAGCATGGAAAGCTTAAACCTTATCGACGAAAAAATAAAAACCGATAAGACCAACACAATAATAGGCTTTGACCTCTTGCTTGATGAGGATGAAAATAAACCCATTGACGGAAAATCTTTTACCTCGGTTTATGAAGAAAATTTTTTTATATATAAAAAGATATATGAGACCTGTGCCTTAATCTATCCTTTAAAAATTAAAAGATAG
- a CDS encoding PilZ domain-containing protein: protein MYILIVFVIVFLLLVAFSFTLPGRKFLDSIRFFTEGKDRGFLFSNLLLLWRTANYVGLEDKTRLFWSVAALDECIRFIARQVENKLDADVSQKMQILLNKLYDYRTKIELEEVQKKRRLESTHEIYIGQICILFVPRETTVYGKLMANTKDELVFALFDASAERAEKVNWQNKAIKVYFWKQNDAGYVFVSESAKAKKIDDRIEVYVKHSKKIVRTQKRKSVRASCDIEGLMFPLRAGDPYNSDYETQGGVKTNVKDISEDGAMFFVRGKAAKGIRMKLQFKLKNTEIVMCGKIVRFVYDQPLNKSRIHFQCEFLDQRMKNAILSYIYNIAVDDNTGFISNILNEENDALSSNSQERKDGNFLQDGLMEDQIFYDFAEGKGSV from the coding sequence ATGTATATTCTTATAGTTTTTGTGATTGTATTTCTTTTATTGGTAGCTTTCTCGTTTACTCTTCCCGGAAGAAAATTTTTGGACTCAATCCGCTTTTTTACCGAAGGGAAGGATAGGGGCTTTTTGTTTTCCAATCTTTTATTGTTATGGCGGACAGCCAATTATGTAGGCCTTGAAGACAAAACACGTCTTTTTTGGTCGGTTGCTGCCTTGGACGAATGTATACGATTTATTGCCCGTCAGGTTGAAAACAAGCTGGATGCCGATGTTTCCCAAAAAATGCAGATTTTACTTAACAAACTCTATGATTACCGTACAAAGATTGAGTTGGAAGAGGTTCAAAAAAAGCGAAGGCTTGAATCGACTCACGAAATTTATATCGGCCAAATTTGCATTCTCTTTGTGCCGCGAGAAACAACCGTTTACGGCAAGCTTATGGCAAACACTAAGGATGAGCTTGTATTTGCCCTGTTTGATGCATCTGCAGAAAGAGCCGAAAAAGTTAATTGGCAAAATAAGGCTATAAAAGTTTATTTTTGGAAACAAAATGATGCAGGATATGTTTTTGTTTCTGAATCCGCCAAGGCAAAAAAAATAGATGACCGTATAGAAGTTTATGTTAAACATTCAAAAAAAATTGTGCGTACACAAAAAAGAAAATCGGTTAGAGCTTCATGTGATATTGAAGGCTTGATGTTTCCTCTCCGGGCCGGTGATCCTTATAACTCCGATTATGAAACTCAAGGAGGTGTAAAAACAAATGTAAAGGATATATCGGAAGACGGAGCTATGTTTTTTGTAAGAGGCAAGGCTGCAAAGGGTATTCGAATGAAGCTGCAATTTAAACTAAAAAATACCGAGATTGTAATGTGCGGTAAAATTGTCCGTTTTGTATATGATCAACCATTGAATAAATCAAGGATACACTTTCAATGTGAATTTTTAGATCAAAGAATGAAAAATGCTATTTTATCTTACATATATAACATAGCCGTTGATGATAATACCGGATTTATAAGCAATATTTTAAATGAAGAAAACGATGCTTTGTCAAGCAATAGCCAAGAAAGAAAAGATGGTAATTTTTTGCAAGACGGTTTAATGGAAGATCAAATATTCTATGATTTTGCAGAAGGTAAGGGTTCTGTATGA